In a single window of the Neospora caninum Liverpool complete genome, chromosome VIIa genome:
- a CDS encoding cyclic nucleotide-binding domain containing protein has product MWLRIFHCPKSRCFCTERPSPSSILFPRLWWVCLQVRRIQELGKGNKFFKELDADICFEMCRHMTYLEVEANRVLFHKGDTADAWYLILQGSAGVYVNETSRDSAAAASVAPPDGEPGRPPGRSSFAGDRGPSSCAVSSSALSPSASVRSDPNAACGSSLLRVRFPYRIVCASEFPSFPNLLPALVPIDLAACLSSAHVLLTDEGRSSTVRYSDEVADEEYDASLDFSRIDMDSCVAVLGVGDSFGELGLIRNDVRSAALITKTACAFLSLDKASFDQCLRTSLQKKTDQKVSQLRAVLPGVRDLRRLIVEQMSYFFHLHTFPKDFVFVKEGDRSDALFLLIDGDCVLRHHRRRLPGDFGAFKVFSPSAHLPAAKIDEVVSRIGNQMEEGARDAWSSGPFKASLGVPFFSDTREGVSGTPKFSQSACAAPSAPASGRPPSAAVDSFARSPGHARRPSRAVGREAGKGGGVPTFSGAQDPRLSGKRKESSDDSLNMEETAVGLLGRGAILCAASVLFDLEEPLSVTVHSTTAVGFKISRNDLYKHLPVKVQEALRQLSYLLLLHLRARVQHQREQLDRLEKALSLHGNAHAAAAGTGLGGEADLVGPPRSRGAPHLASTSSSGGVAACNQFDRFTRSLADFQPHKALLHQSTLLAVLQNQDLAGSSERPATPFSAPLPALSAPPPSGEESHVWKSTQLHHLLSSSLPASPCFPSSPSLVSSKRASVSCPTLPAFESGSRGQARLPHAAAPVRRLSSASALLGGAEPETGDSGDAGLSTREGAFGTAPEAKPENETEIATRGADCERNKDGMCEERQGTCGPSSSNRQLGGGTRGTTGRGDIGKTEKGEVSGENTRMGNGDSLIETGRGSSLPCLLLPETKQGIPVSKESELDSSPYLVISSPVEHVPQPKLSDETLEYFFTEISRDAVAVNDRWSCSSASPAASRRAVLGRVLEKPGGGCSLPGATKSLAKGSTHTRSTPAFFSSGGRLSAPQKKGQDPGGSIRGCRPATPLQIRQGCASFGCGRPHTVKWAPGPFSWRPRSQSRKALWSPVSGTQRGGSDGAAHPTPTTAAAVRRARHAQQQKLEKMIQAEHDRLDEELRRERGQDTEAAPRATLQAPFPHATAGKQDTNRDTSHQDSHSVPRLVGLSASSTGDRIMLLNCEGLGDGDRILTGVTLGSPGAGSLPNSRIITAPPTENPPSVLSDSLAAKVVAAASAGLTAAAELGLMNKPERSHVRRCILSHPSPMGTVEHHDSGKGLLAANGECCGDARTVPPTAEPGRSGSHLRRKPEGSWDVSTRISSAPAVDIRHAASVRTAATGRGEIVSDPADRLTIRRPTLPRLDTAQLFQAFAGIRPSVQGEDGGVEGIQARLTGRPTTAFGLVGRTAGTATLGAAGRVERIAWQLLGVDREPDLVTREGFSGIWSPSCRAGGVGGDRGVSLRGVAASSQELVRWLPEKIPRIKSEVCFTVAWQDISVPPQRDGYARVHAVVCM; this is encoded by the exons ATGTGGCTCAGAATCTTTCACTGTCCTAAAAGCCGATGCTTTTGTACTGAAAGACCGTCTCCGAGTTCGATCCTTTTTCCCCGCCTTTGGTGGGTTTGCCTTCAGGTCCGCAGGATTCAAGAGCTGGGCAAAGGGAACAAATTCTTCAAGGAACTCGACGCTGACATCTGCTTCGAGATGTGCCGCCACATGACCTACCTCGAGGTGGAAGCAAATCGGGTTCTCTTTCACAAAGGCGATACAG CGGATGCTTGGTACCTCATTCTGCAAGGGTCTGCCGGAGTGTACGTGAACGAGACATCACGAGACTCCGCGGCGGCAGCGTCTGTGGCGCCGCCTGACGGAGAGCCAGGAAGGCCGCCCGGCCGAAGTTCGTTCGCAG GTGACCGGGGGCCGAGTTCTtgtgccgtctcctcttctgctctctcgccgaGCGCTTCGGTCCGTTCGGATCCCAACGCCGCGTGTGGGTCTTCGCTCCTTCGCGTCCGTTTCCCGTACCGCATTGTGTGTGCTTCCGAATTCCCGTCTTTCCCTAACCTGCTTCCTGCTCTGGTGCCGATTGATCTAGCAGCTTGCCTTTCCTCGGCGCATGTTTTGCTCACAGACGAGGGACGGTCTTCGACTGTGCGCTACAGCGACGAAGTCGCGGACGAGG AGTACGACGCTTCCCTCGACTTCTCCCGCATCGACATGGACAGCTGCGTCGCTGTGCTGGGCGTGGGTGACTCTTTCGGAGAGTTAG GTTTGATTCGCAACGACGTGCGATCTGCAGCGCTCATCACcaagactgcatgcgcgtttctctctctggacaAAGCGTCCTTCGACCAATGCCTCAGAACGTCTCTCCAGAAGAAGACCGACCAGAAG GTGTCTCAGCTTCGCGCGGTGCTCCCGGGAGTCCGCGATCTGCGCAGACTGATTGTGGAGCAGATGAGCTACTTTTTCCATCTCCACACGTTTCCGAAAGACTTTGTTTTTGTCAAGGAAGGCGACCGCTCGGACGCCCTGTTTCTCCTTATCGACG GCGACTGCGTTCTTCGGCATCATCGGCGAAGGCTTCCAGGGGATTTCGGGGCGTTCAaagttttttctccctcggcgCATCTGCCTGCAGCGAAGATCG atgaagTTGTCTCGCGGATTGGGAACCAAAtggaggaaggcgcgcgagacgcctgGTCTTCTGGCCCGTTTAAAGCCTCCCTGGGAgtcccgtttttctcggacACTCGTGAAGGCGTCAGCGGCACACCCAAATTCTCGCAG tctgcatgcgctgcgcCTTCCGCTCCCGCGTCCGGGCGTCCGCCCTCGGCCGCCGTCGACTCCTTCGCGCGCAGTCCCGGTCACGCTCGCCGGCCGTCTCGAGCTGTCGGTCGCGAGGCTGGGAAAGGCGGTGGAGTTCCGACGTTCAGCGGCGCGCAAGATCCGCGACTTAGTgggaagcgaaaggagagcTCGGACGACAGCCTGAACATGGAGGAAACGGCCGTTGGCCTTCTCGGGCGCGGGGCGATCCTCTGCGCGGCGTCCGTTCTCTTTGACCTCGAAGAGCCGCTGTCCGTCACCGTTCACTCGACGACTGCCGTCGGCTTCAAAATCAGCAGAAACGATCTCTACAAGCATTTGCCCGTGA AAGTCCAAGAGGCTCTTCGCCAACTCAGTTACCTCCTGCTGCTTCACCTTCGGGCGCGAGTTCAGCATCAACGGGAGCAGCTGGACCGCCTCGAGAAGGCTTTGAGTCTCCACGGgaatgcgcatgcagctgcggcTGGGACAGGCCtaggcggcgaggcagaccTCGTTGGCCCACCTCGGtctcgaggcgcgccgcacCTGGCGTCGACTTCGTCTTCTGGGGGCGTGGCTGCCTGCA ACCAGTTCGACCGCTTCACACGGAGTCTGGCAGATTTTCAGCCCCACAAGGCGCTGCTGCACCAGTCgacgcttctcgccgtcctccaAAACCAGGATCTTGCCGGTTCGAGCGAACGACCCGCGACGCCGTTCTcagctcctcttcctgctctctctgcgccgcccccttctggagaagaaagccaCGTGTGGAAATCCACGCAGTTGCACCAcctgctgtcttcttctctccccgcttctccttgtttcccttcctctccgagTCTTGTCTCTTCGAAACGCGCCAGCGTGTCGTGCCCAACGCTGCCGGCGTTTGAGTCCGGAAGCCGCGGCCAGGCGCGCCTGCCTCATGCAGCGGCACCGgttcgtcgcctttcttccgcttctgcgCTTCTGGGCGGAGCTGAGCCcgaaacgggagacagcggcgacgcaggcctCTCGACCCGTGAAGGAGCCTTCGGCACAGCGCCGGAGGCGAAACCcgagaacgagacggaaaTCGCGACGCGCGGGGCCGACTGTGAACGGAACAAGGACGGCATGTGCGAAGAGCGCCAAGGGACATGTGGCCCTTCATCGTCAAACAGGCAGCTGGGCGGGGGCACGCGCGGCACGACTGGACGCGGAGACATAgggaagaccgagaagggagaggtttccggagagaacacgagaaTGGGCAACGGGGACAGTCTGATAGAGACCGGACGGGGTTCCTCTCtaccctgtctccttttgcccGAGACGAAACAGGGCATACCCGTTTCGAAGGAGAGCGAACTCGACTCCTCGCCCTATCTTGTAATCTCCAGTCCGGTCGAGCACGTGCCTCAACCCAAACTGTCTGACGAGA CCCTCGAGTACTTCTTCACAGAGATCAGTCGAGACGCAGTTGCCGTCAACGACCGCTGGAGCTGCAGCAGCGCGTCGCCGGCAGCTAGCCGAAGAGCCGTACTCGGGCGCGTCCTGGAGAAGCCTGGAGGCGGttgttctcttcctggcGCAACGAAATCTCTAGCCAAAGGCTCGACCCACACGCGGAGCACTCctgcttttttctccagcgGCGGCAGACTCTCTGCCCCGCAGAAAAAAGGTCAGGACCCTGGCGGATCCATCAGGGGCTGTCGCCCCGCCACACCTCTTCAGATTCGGCAGGGTTGCGCTTCGTTCGGCTGTGGGAGGCCGCACACAGTGAAGTG GGCCCCTGGACCGTTTTCCTGGCGACCGCGGTCGCAGTCCCGGAAGGCCCTCTGGAGCCCAGTCAGCGGTACCCAG CGGGGGGGCTCCGATGGCGCCGCCCATCCGACTCCGACAACCGCCGCAGCTGTCCGTCGCGCACGGCACGCGCAACAGCAAAAATTGGAGAAAATGATTCAAGCGGAGCACGACCGCCTGGATGAAGAACTGCGCAGGGAGAGGGGCCAGGACACTGAAGCAGCTCCGCGTGCGACCTTGCAGGCTCCCTTCCCACATGCCACTGCGGGCAAGCAGGACACGAACAGAGACACTTCCCATCAAGACAGCCACAGTGTCCCCCGGCTGGTGGGGCTCTCTGCGTCATCCACTGGAGATAGAATAATGCTACTGAACTGCGAAGGgctcggcgacggcgaccgGATACTAACGGGTGTAACACTTGGA TCCCCAGGTGCCGGCTCGCTTCCGAACTCCAGGATCATCACAGCCCCTCCAACTGAGAATCCGCCGTCAGTGCTGAGTGACTCTCTAGCTGCAAAAGTCGTTGCAGCAGCATCGGCAGGTTTGACAGCGGCTGCGGAGTTGGGGTTGATGAATAAACCGGAGCGTTCGCATGTTCGGCGTTGCATCCTGTCACATCCGTCTCCGATGGGAACCGTGGAACACCATGACAGCGGGAAAGGGTTACTCGCCGCAAACGGAGAGTGCTGCGGAGATGCCCGGACCGTCCCTCCGACTGCTGAACCCGGCCGCTCCGGCTCACACCTCCGCCGAAAGCCAGAGGGGTCGTGGGATGTTTCTACGAGGATCTCAAGTGCACCCGCTGTAGACATCAGACACGCTGCGTCAGTGCGGACTGCAGCCacaggcagaggagagatTGTCTCTGATCCTGCTGACCGTTTGACAATTCGGCGGCCGACTCTTCCGCGCCTCGACACAGC